One Georgenia wutianyii DNA segment encodes these proteins:
- a CDS encoding TetR/AcrR family transcriptional regulator, producing MDPRSTQTPRLTPGARRILEVASDLFYHRGIHAVGVDTIAAESGVTKRTLYDRFGSKDALVTAYLQARHDQWWARLEDRLETAEKPRALAVFEAYTRDELPLDRGCAFLNAAGELPAGHPARAVVREHKRAVRRLLTDLVHEDHGGGADAVAGHLFLLLEGAVAQRGVVGDAEPLRAARTLAEQLLGDTTPPGA from the coding sequence ATGGACCCGCGGAGCACGCAGACGCCGCGGCTGACGCCCGGCGCCCGGCGCATCCTCGAGGTCGCCTCCGACCTCTTCTACCACCGGGGGATCCACGCGGTCGGGGTCGACACCATCGCCGCGGAGTCCGGGGTGACCAAGCGGACCCTCTACGACCGGTTCGGCTCCAAGGACGCTCTCGTCACCGCCTACCTCCAGGCCCGGCACGACCAGTGGTGGGCGCGCCTGGAGGACCGCCTCGAGACGGCCGAGAAGCCCAGGGCGCTCGCCGTCTTCGAGGCCTACACGCGCGACGAGCTGCCGCTGGACCGCGGCTGCGCGTTCCTCAACGCCGCGGGCGAGCTGCCCGCCGGCCACCCCGCCCGCGCCGTCGTCCGGGAGCACAAGAGGGCCGTGCGTCGGCTGCTCACCGACCTCGTCCACGAGGACCACGGCGGCGGCGCGGACGCCGTCGCGGGCCACCTCTTCCTCCTCCTCGAGGGCGCGGTCGCGCAGCGGGGCGTAGTCGGCGACGCCGAGCCGCTGCGCGCGGCGCGCACGCTCGCCGAGCAGCTCCTGGGGGACACGACGCCGCCGGGGGCGTGA